A region from the Methanofollis liminatans DSM 4140 genome encodes:
- a CDS encoding DUF4013 domain-containing protein, which translates to MEFGKMLGDSYEYTRNGLVGNWGTWLLLFISMIIFPLWGGFQWKIYKGESQLPALEGWGEMFVNGIKLIIVGIVYFIIPFIISLVLGGGGEAAMTVGAIISMIVYFLFSLIAIMALIRFARTDSFGEAFNVSAVLAHIGRIGWLNYILALIIVWIVLVVAVMIFIIVMGIVSFILALIPLVGWLLAFILIAAVAILIGPFIGVFEARYLTLIYDSAEA; encoded by the coding sequence ATGGAATTCGGCAAAATGCTCGGTGACTCATACGAGTACACCAGAAACGGCCTCGTCGGCAACTGGGGAACATGGCTCCTGCTCTTCATCAGCATGATCATCTTCCCCCTCTGGGGAGGTTTTCAGTGGAAGATCTACAAGGGCGAATCTCAACTGCCCGCCCTCGAGGGCTGGGGGGAGATGTTCGTCAACGGGATCAAGCTGATCATCGTCGGCATCGTGTACTTCATCATACCCTTCATCATCTCCCTCGTCCTGGGCGGCGGCGGCGAGGCGGCGATGACTGTTGGCGCGATCATCAGCATGATCGTGTACTTCCTCTTCTCGCTCATCGCCATTATGGCCCTGATCAGGTTTGCACGCACCGACAGCTTCGGCGAGGCGTTCAACGTCTCGGCGGTCCTGGCCCACATCGGCAGGATCGGGTGGCTCAACTACATCCTTGCCCTGATCATCGTGTGGATCGTCCTCGTCGTTGCGGTCATGATCTTCATCATTGTCATGGGCATCGTCTCGTTCATCCTTGCGCTGATCCCGCTCGTCGGCTGGCTCCTTGCCTTCATCCTGATCGCCGCCGTTGCGATCCTCATCGGCCCGTTCATCGGCGTCTTTGAGGCGCGCTACCTGACCCTCATCTACGACAGCGCCGAGGCGTAA
- a CDS encoding DUF4013 domain-containing protein, with the protein MDYGSMLGNAFEYAKEAVMGKWVKWILLIISSIIFPLIMGYMMEIYRGKDPAPELENWGKLFIDGIKLFIVELIYAIPLILVAMIFFGGSIALMAGGQGSDALMGAGIGMMLIGLIIFIILAIAIGLIAIFGGIRFARTDSFGEAFNIRAIMAHIGSIGWLDYIIALIIIYVVVGVINIVLGMIPLIGWLISLVIMPVLSIFAARYMTQIYESASAPA; encoded by the coding sequence ATGGATTACGGTTCAATGCTTGGAAATGCCTTTGAATATGCAAAGGAAGCGGTCATGGGTAAATGGGTGAAATGGATCCTCCTGATCATCAGCTCGATCATCTTCCCCCTGATCATGGGCTATATGATGGAGATCTACCGGGGCAAGGACCCCGCGCCCGAACTGGAAAACTGGGGCAAACTCTTCATCGACGGGATCAAGCTCTTCATCGTCGAGCTGATCTATGCGATCCCCCTGATCCTTGTGGCCATGATCTTCTTTGGTGGCTCGATTGCCCTGATGGCAGGTGGACAGGGTTCTGACGCACTGATGGGTGCCGGTATCGGCATGATGCTCATCGGGTTGATCATCTTCATCATCCTTGCCATTGCCATCGGGCTGATCGCCATCTTCGGCGGAATCAGGTTTGCACGGACCGACAGCTTCGGCGAGGCGTTCAACATCCGCGCAATTATGGCGCACATCGGATCGATCGGCTGGCTGGACTACATCATCGCCCTGATCATCATCTATGTCGTCGTCGGCGTCATCAATATCGTGCTGGGAATGATCCCGCTCATCGGCTGGCTTATCTCACTCGTGATCATGCCGGTCCTCTCGATCTTCGCTGCCCGGTATATGACCCAGATCTATGAGAGCGCTTCGGCGCCCGCCTGA
- the purH gene encoding bifunctional phosphoribosylaminoimidazolecarboxamide formyltransferase/IMP cyclohydrolase: MKWALLSVWDKAGIVDLAATLSENGYRIISSGGTGRALKEAGIDFVEVSDYTGSPEIMDGRVKTLHPRIHGGLLGRPEIDAGVMKDLAINPIDLVVVNLYPFEKMSGEHLDLDRLIEFIDIGGPAMIRASAKNFKYVSVVVDPADYPKVKEAVAKGGFTYDERLALAKKVFARTAAYDAAISNYLSSLDGGFPETYSFQFRNGRSLRYGENPHQQAAVYGETGIAGQTPMQGKEMSYNNYLDVHAAVSLLREFDAPASVIVKHNNPCGVALGADVLEAYIAAREVDPVSAYGSIVVVNREVGKAFAEEICGTFVEVIVAPSYSPEAIETMKTKPNMRVLLLPAKIEADEVRSIDGGILVQRTPEPQEEWQVVSEREPTEDEIRAMRFAMKVCKHTKSNAIIYATDRAVVGIGAGQMNRVDSARIAVEKARSPVTGTVVASDAFLPFPDTLEVAAAAGATALVQPGGSIRDAEVIEAANRLNVAMVFTGVRYFRH, from the coding sequence ATGAAATGGGCACTTCTCTCGGTCTGGGACAAGGCCGGCATTGTGGACCTTGCAGCGACCCTCAGTGAGAACGGCTACCGCATCATCAGCTCGGGAGGGACAGGACGGGCCCTGAAGGAAGCAGGGATCGATTTTGTCGAGGTCTCCGATTATACGGGTTCGCCTGAGATCATGGACGGCAGGGTGAAGACCCTCCACCCGCGCATCCACGGCGGCCTCCTGGGCCGGCCCGAGATCGACGCCGGGGTGATGAAGGACCTCGCCATCAACCCGATCGACCTTGTCGTCGTCAACCTCTATCCCTTCGAGAAGATGTCGGGCGAGCACCTCGACCTCGACCGTCTCATCGAGTTCATCGACATCGGCGGGCCGGCGATGATCCGGGCCTCGGCGAAGAACTTCAAGTACGTCTCGGTCGTCGTCGACCCGGCCGATTATCCGAAGGTGAAGGAGGCCGTCGCAAAGGGCGGGTTTACCTACGACGAGCGGCTCGCCCTTGCAAAGAAGGTCTTTGCACGGACCGCTGCGTACGACGCCGCCATCTCGAACTATCTCTCCAGCCTCGACGGCGGGTTCCCGGAGACCTACTCCTTCCAGTTCAGGAACGGCCGCTCACTCCGCTACGGCGAGAACCCGCACCAGCAGGCGGCCGTCTACGGCGAGACCGGGATTGCCGGCCAGACCCCGATGCAGGGCAAGGAGATGTCGTACAACAACTATCTCGACGTGCACGCCGCTGTCTCCCTTCTCAGGGAGTTTGACGCGCCCGCATCGGTGATCGTCAAGCACAACAACCCCTGCGGCGTCGCTCTCGGCGCCGACGTCCTCGAGGCCTACATCGCCGCCCGCGAGGTGGATCCCGTCTCGGCCTACGGCTCGATCGTCGTCGTCAACCGCGAGGTCGGGAAGGCGTTTGCCGAGGAGATCTGCGGCACCTTCGTCGAGGTGATCGTCGCCCCGTCGTACAGCCCCGAGGCGATCGAGACGATGAAGACCAAACCGAACATGCGCGTCCTCCTGCTGCCCGCGAAGATCGAGGCCGACGAGGTGCGGAGCATCGACGGCGGCATCCTGGTCCAGCGGACCCCCGAACCACAGGAGGAGTGGCAGGTCGTCTCCGAGCGCGAGCCGACCGAAGATGAGATCAGGGCGATGCGCTTTGCGATGAAGGTCTGCAAGCACACGAAGAGCAACGCGATCATCTATGCGACCGACCGTGCGGTGGTCGGGATCGGCGCCGGGCAGATGAACCGGGTCGACTCGGCCCGGATCGCCGTCGAAAAGGCCCGCTCCCCGGTCACCGGCACGGTCGTCGCCTCCGACGCCTTCCTGCCCTTCCCCGACACCCTGGAGGTCGCCGCAGCGGCCGGAGCGACGGCCCTCGTCCAGCCCGGCGGATCGATCAGGGACGCAGAGGTCATCGAGGCGGCGAACAGGTTGAACGTGGCGATGGTCTTTACCGGCGTGCGCTATTTCAGGCACTAA
- a CDS encoding phosphoadenosine phosphosulfate reductase domain-containing protein — translation MREPSVKKTLYWCRQCNLPLIGRTCRCGAEGAEIPLQKPYDLRPALGHDMDLLRSLLQERYGTDHIPQIILFNKIGGVDRTEAIIANGVVFGRLTYDPVSGSYTLDLSQDALRSLLPFITKGIVDVTGAAAEQRQENRRIGGKKVAVRTEITNGPVVVRSGERWGTGILRDGEVRVKQIGKVETEDLPDPSWGEAVRVNVRALKDLERTAVRFIRQHMDDRPRANVSFSGGKDSTVVLELARRAGITDAYYVDTGMEFPETVAFVKETGIEKVIRGGDFWRDIKKYDLPRKDDRWCCERLKLQPVKDWLSRQGPCVTVQGNRWYESFMRSTLPPVVENPFNPLQLNISPIRNWRALEVFLYLWWRKVPYNPLYEMGFERVGCWHCPAMLQSEAARTKEIHPALAARWEEYLRTWAQKEKIPQRCVDLGLWRWKELPPKMRELAAQEGIALPKPRLKT, via the coding sequence ATGCGGGAACCCTCGGTCAAAAAGACCCTGTACTGGTGCAGGCAGTGCAATCTCCCACTTATCGGCAGGACCTGCAGATGCGGGGCCGAAGGCGCGGAGATCCCTCTCCAGAAACCCTACGACCTCAGGCCCGCCCTGGGCCACGATATGGATCTGCTCAGGTCCCTCCTCCAGGAGCGCTACGGGACCGACCATATCCCGCAGATCATTCTTTTTAACAAGATCGGCGGCGTCGACCGGACGGAGGCGATCATCGCAAACGGCGTCGTTTTCGGCCGTCTAACCTACGATCCGGTCAGCGGATCCTATACCCTCGATCTCTCGCAGGACGCCCTGCGCTCCCTCCTCCCCTTCATCACGAAGGGCATCGTGGACGTCACCGGGGCGGCGGCCGAGCAGAGACAGGAAAACCGGCGCATCGGCGGCAAAAAAGTCGCCGTCAGGACCGAGATCACAAACGGCCCGGTCGTCGTCAGGAGCGGGGAGCGGTGGGGCACCGGGATCCTCAGGGACGGCGAGGTGAGAGTGAAGCAGATCGGGAAGGTCGAGACCGAGGACCTTCCCGACCCCTCCTGGGGGGAGGCCGTGCGGGTGAATGTCCGCGCCCTCAAGGACCTCGAACGGACGGCGGTCCGCTTCATCAGGCAGCACATGGACGACCGGCCGCGCGCCAACGTCTCGTTCTCCGGCGGCAAGGACAGCACCGTGGTCCTCGAACTGGCCAGACGGGCCGGGATCACCGACGCCTACTATGTGGACACCGGCATGGAGTTCCCGGAAACGGTGGCGTTCGTGAAGGAGACCGGGATCGAGAAGGTCATTCGCGGCGGGGATTTCTGGAGAGACATAAAAAAATACGACCTGCCAAGAAAGGACGACCGCTGGTGCTGCGAGCGGCTCAAGCTCCAGCCGGTAAAGGACTGGCTCAGCCGGCAGGGCCCATGCGTCACCGTGCAGGGGAACCGGTGGTACGAATCGTTCATGCGCTCGACCCTTCCCCCGGTTGTCGAAAACCCGTTCAACCCACTGCAGTTGAACATCTCCCCGATCAGGAACTGGCGGGCGCTTGAGGTGTTCCTCTACCTCTGGTGGAGAAAGGTGCCGTACAACCCCCTCTATGAGATGGGCTTTGAGCGGGTCGGCTGCTGGCACTGCCCGGCCATGCTCCAGAGCGAGGCGGCGCGCACAAAGGAGATCCATCCGGCCCTTGCCGCCCGGTGGGAGGAGTACCTCCGCACGTGGGCACAGAAGGAGAAGATCCCGCAGCGCTGTGTGGATCTCGGCCTCTGGCGCTGGAAAGAGTTGCCGCCGAAGATGCGCGAACTCGCCGCTCAGGAGGGGATCGCTCTCCCAAAACCGAGGCTTAAAACCTGA
- a CDS encoding nucleotide exchange factor GrpE has product MEALTQENEALKKAYEELNERHLRLAADFDNFRRRTNRQIDEIREFALEKFAADLLDVADNFERALKADDASLREGLESIQKQFTGIMERYGIRHFECKNGEFDPEKHEAVVCIPSDHPEGTIVEEFMRGYCMHDRVIRHAKVAVSQRKE; this is encoded by the coding sequence GTGGAGGCACTCACACAAGAGAACGAAGCCCTGAAAAAGGCTTACGAAGAGTTGAACGAACGGCATCTCCGCCTCGCCGCAGACTTCGACAACTTCAGGAGGCGTACGAACCGGCAGATCGACGAGATCAGGGAATTCGCCCTGGAAAAGTTCGCTGCCGACCTGCTCGACGTCGCCGACAATTTCGAGCGCGCCCTGAAGGCGGACGATGCATCCCTGCGCGAGGGGCTTGAGAGCATCCAGAAACAGTTCACCGGGATCATGGAGCGCTACGGGATCAGACACTTCGAGTGTAAGAACGGCGAATTCGACCCTGAAAAACACGAAGCAGTCGTCTGCATCCCCTCGGACCACCCGGAAGGCACGATCGTCGAAGAATTCATGCGCGGCTACTGCATGCACGATCGGGTGATCAGGCACGCAAAAGTCGCGGTCTCGCAGAGAAAAGAATAA
- the dnaK gene encoding molecular chaperone DnaK, translating to MASEKVLGIDLGTTNSCMAIMEGGQPVVIANAEGGRTTPSVVAFSKDGERLVGNVAKRQAVTNPKRTIISIKRKMGTNETVDIDEKKYTPQEISAMILQKMKVDAEAYLGEKIEKAVITVPAYFNDAQRQATKDAGKIAGLEVLRIINEPTASALAYGIDKEEEATVLVYDLGGGTFDVSILQLGDGVFEVKATAGNNRLGGDDFDQRVMDWIVAEFRAKEGIDLSKDPMALQRIRDAAENAKKELSSVQKTNINLPYITTDASGPKFLDMDLTRAKFEQLVGDLVEKTVEPVKQALSDAKMTAKDIDHILMVGGSTRVPMVVETVRKLLGKEPDKGINPDECVAVGAAIQGGVLTGEAKDVLLLDVTPLSLGIETLGGIATKLIDRNTTIPTRKSQIFSTAADGQTSVEIHVMQGERALAKDNFTLGKFQLTGIPPAPRGIPQIEVTFNIDANGIVHVSAKDLGTGNEQTITIKGGKGLSEDEVSRMVDDSKKFEEEDRKKREEIEVRNTADTAVYTAEKTLKESKDKIAADDQKKIEDAVAALKTSLEGDDVEEIKKKMEELTEAVYAVTAKLYQEAQKAQAEAGAAGAEKTDDNVVDADFDVKDEKKE from the coding sequence ATGGCATCAGAAAAAGTTCTTGGCATTGACCTTGGTACGACAAACTCGTGCATGGCGATCATGGAGGGCGGACAGCCAGTTGTCATCGCCAATGCCGAAGGTGGAAGAACAACGCCGTCGGTCGTCGCCTTTAGCAAGGACGGCGAGCGGCTGGTCGGCAACGTCGCAAAGAGGCAGGCGGTAACCAACCCGAAACGCACGATCATCTCGATCAAGCGGAAGATGGGTACGAACGAGACCGTCGATATCGACGAGAAGAAGTACACCCCGCAGGAGATCTCGGCGATGATCCTGCAGAAGATGAAGGTCGACGCGGAGGCCTATCTCGGCGAGAAGATCGAGAAGGCAGTCATCACCGTCCCGGCCTACTTCAACGACGCCCAGCGGCAGGCGACAAAGGACGCCGGCAAGATCGCCGGGCTTGAAGTGCTGCGGATCATCAACGAACCGACGGCGAGCGCCCTTGCCTACGGCATCGACAAAGAAGAGGAGGCGACCGTCCTCGTCTACGATCTCGGCGGCGGCACCTTCGATGTCTCCATCCTCCAGCTCGGCGACGGCGTCTTTGAGGTGAAGGCGACGGCCGGGAACAACCGCCTCGGCGGCGACGACTTCGACCAGCGCGTCATGGACTGGATCGTCGCCGAGTTCAGGGCAAAAGAGGGGATCGACCTCTCGAAGGACCCGATGGCCCTGCAGCGGATCCGTGACGCCGCAGAGAACGCCAAGAAAGAACTCTCCAGCGTCCAGAAGACGAACATCAACCTCCCGTACATCACCACCGATGCGAGCGGCCCCAAGTTCCTGGACATGGACCTCACCCGTGCAAAGTTCGAGCAGCTCGTCGGCGACCTCGTCGAGAAGACTGTCGAGCCGGTGAAGCAGGCCCTCTCCGACGCCAAAATGACCGCCAAGGACATCGACCACATCCTTATGGTCGGTGGATCGACCCGCGTCCCCATGGTCGTCGAGACGGTCAGGAAACTTCTGGGCAAGGAACCCGACAAGGGCATCAACCCCGACGAGTGCGTGGCGGTCGGCGCGGCGATCCAGGGCGGCGTCCTCACCGGCGAAGCAAAGGACGTGCTCCTCCTCGACGTCACCCCGCTCTCCCTCGGGATCGAGACACTGGGCGGCATCGCCACGAAGCTGATCGACCGGAACACCACCATCCCGACGAGAAAGAGCCAGATCTTCTCGACTGCCGCAGACGGCCAGACGAGCGTCGAGATCCACGTCATGCAGGGCGAGCGCGCCCTGGCAAAGGACAACTTCACCCTGGGCAAATTCCAGCTCACCGGCATCCCGCCGGCGCCCCGCGGCATCCCGCAGATCGAGGTCACCTTCAACATCGACGCAAACGGCATCGTCCATGTCTCGGCCAAGGACCTCGGGACCGGCAACGAGCAGACGATCACGATCAAGGGCGGCAAGGGCCTCTCCGAGGACGAGGTCAGCCGGATGGTCGACGACTCGAAGAAATTCGAGGAAGAGGACCGGAAGAAGCGGGAGGAGATCGAGGTCAGGAACACCGCCGACACCGCGGTCTACACCGCCGAAAAGACCCTCAAGGAGTCGAAGGACAAGATTGCAGCCGACGACCAGAAGAAGATCGAGGACGCGGTCGCCGCCCTGAAGACGTCCCTTGAAGGCGACGACGTCGAGGAGATCAAGAAGAAGATGGAAGAGCTCACCGAAGCCGTCTATGCCGTGACCGCAAAGCTCTACCAGGAAGCGCAGAAGGCCCAGGCCGAAGCCGGGGCCGCCGGTGCAGAGAAGACAGACGACAACGTTGTCGACGCCGACTTCGATGTCAAGGACGAGAAGAAAGAGTGA
- the dnaJ gene encoding molecular chaperone DnaJ, translating to MSAGSYYDVLGVARDAGDQEIKKAYRNLARKYHPDVCKEPDAEEKFKEINEAYSVLSDATKRAQYDNIGHDAFKNASKGSYTGGGGYGGGFQSDFSGFGDIFDTFFGGGGGARGPRPGADLLLRLSINLKDAVFGIDREVEVFHTESCPECDGTGSKTKKVHTCPTCGGSGQIRQVSQSLFGQFVRMSTCPACGGRGKKPEEPCKTCGGSGHTRVKRKVNVHIPPGADTGMRLRMEGYGEAGDYGAPVGDLYIELIVEGHPRFARTGDNIETEAQISPAQAAVGSSVEVKTIDDRTVDLKIPAGIQHGTALRIPGEGVRRRGRPGDLLVRVRIVVPKSLSDEERELYQKLLEIENKKGPGKKGFFKDFVDKVMGQED from the coding sequence ATGAGTGCGGGAAGCTACTATGATGTCCTCGGCGTCGCCCGGGACGCCGGCGACCAGGAGATCAAGAAGGCATACCGCAACCTTGCACGCAAATACCATCCCGATGTCTGCAAGGAGCCTGACGCGGAGGAGAAGTTCAAAGAGATCAACGAGGCCTATTCGGTCCTCTCAGACGCGACCAAACGGGCGCAGTACGACAACATCGGCCATGACGCCTTCAAGAACGCCTCGAAGGGCTCGTACACCGGTGGCGGCGGCTACGGCGGCGGGTTCCAGTCCGACTTCAGCGGCTTCGGAGACATATTCGACACCTTCTTTGGTGGCGGCGGAGGGGCGAGAGGTCCGCGGCCGGGTGCCGATCTCCTCCTTCGCCTCTCGATCAACCTGAAAGACGCCGTCTTCGGAATCGATCGAGAAGTCGAGGTCTTCCACACGGAATCGTGCCCTGAGTGCGACGGCACCGGGAGCAAGACCAAAAAAGTCCACACCTGCCCGACCTGCGGCGGGAGCGGTCAGATCAGGCAGGTGAGCCAGTCCCTCTTCGGCCAGTTCGTCAGGATGTCCACCTGTCCGGCATGCGGCGGCCGGGGCAAAAAGCCAGAAGAACCCTGCAAAACCTGCGGCGGCAGCGGCCACACCCGCGTGAAGCGGAAGGTGAACGTCCATATCCCGCCGGGTGCCGATACCGGGATGCGCCTCAGGATGGAGGGGTATGGCGAGGCCGGAGACTACGGCGCCCCGGTAGGCGACCTCTATATCGAGCTGATTGTAGAGGGTCACCCAAGGTTCGCCCGAACGGGAGACAACATCGAGACCGAGGCCCAGATCTCGCCGGCACAGGCAGCGGTCGGGTCCAGCGTCGAGGTGAAGACGATCGACGACCGGACGGTGGACTTAAAGATTCCGGCCGGGATCCAGCACGGCACCGCCCTGCGCATACCCGGCGAGGGCGTGCGGCGGCGCGGGCGCCCGGGCGATCTCCTGGTCCGCGTGCGGATCGTCGTGCCAAAGAGCCTCTCCGACGAGGAGCGGGAACTCTACCAGAAACTCCTTGAGATCGAGAATAAGAAGGGCCCGGGGAAAAAGGGCTTTTTCAAGGATTTCGTCGATAAGGTGATGGGGCAGGAAGATTAG